The segment CAGGATTCGGTGAATATGTAAATGCAGGTTTAGGTTGAGGAAGTACTGTAATGAAATTTGTTTGTGTTCCTGTTCCGAAACAACCTGATGTATCTGTTACTTCATACGTAATTGTATATGTGCCTGCAGTATTGTAACAATGAGATGTAATTCTACAATCAGTAGAATTTTCACCATCACCAAACGTCCAGCTTGCATCCATACAATTTGTAAGAGTTGTATCTGTTAATGTGATACATAATGGCGCACATCCATTTAAAACATTTGCAGAAATTACTGGAAGCGGTAGTTGCTGAACATTCACATTCGAATATGATGTTACAGCAGGTGTCCCGCAATTGTCAGTAACAGTAAGTGTATACGTAGTGGATGTATTCAAAGTAACATCCGGTTCTGAGATCAAAGGATTGTTTAGTCCGGCAACCGGCGACCACAAATAAAAATAATTTTCATTACCTCCACTCACTATTGATGAAAGTGCATTTGAAGTACCTGCACAAACATTTATTACAGGTAGTGTATACACACTCAAAGGTGGATTCACTTCGATTGAAACAGATTGCGGTAATGAACTGCATCCGTTTGCATCAATTGCTACAACATCGTAAGTTGTTGTTGTTGTCGGATTCACACTTGAACTAACCGGAACTCCACCTGATGACCATGAATAAGTATAGCCGGATGCTCCGCCAGATCCAATAGCTGTTAAAGAAACCGATTGTCCGATGCAAATTGTATCGCCGGCCATTGCCGCTACTGTTGGTTGCACATCATCAATTGTTGCAGTTAAACTATCAGTCGTACATAAACCGGGATATGAGATCACGCAAGTGTAATCACCGGGATATAAATTTGAAATTGTAGATGTTGTTTGTCCACCCGGTGACCACAGATATGTTGGTGTTCCTGAAAAATTACTTACCGTTGCAGTTGCACTTCCGGTGTTCACACAAGCATCGGTTGAATTTATTGCAGATACAGGTGCAGTAGTACAGGTAAATGTATTTCCCTGAATGAATACGCCAGAATCATATTTACCATTCAGTGCATCGACTACGGCAATCTTCATGTGGTAAGTCTGACATGGTGTAACAGCAACTACTGAAGTAATTGGAATTGTATATCCGTCGTAAACAATATCTGAATTCGGATTTGTATAGTTGTCGACATAGAATGCAGGATTCGAAGCACCGCTACCTAATGGCCAGCCACCATTTACTGTGAAGATCGATACCGGTGTGGTTCCATTCGGCAACGTTGCAATATTTTGCGACAAATAATTTCCTCCTGAAGGATTTGGTCCGGAAAGAAACATTGCAAAAACATCGTTGTATTGATTGATGTACCTTGGATATTCTTCCGAACCGAAAACATATGTGATGTGCAACGTGTCACAGACCGGAATAAAATCAAACTCAAGTAAGCAGGCATCGTATCTTGCCTGAGAACTGATTGCAATTACATCAGCATCGTTTACATTATTTCCATTCTGAACATTACTAAAATCTGTTCCGGGACTAGCGACATCTGATGCATACCCACTTGTTAAAACCACGCCATTAGGTAAACCCAGATTAGATCCTGTATAGGTAAATGTTCCGGTAGAATTTATACCGGTATTCATAGTAGCATTGCTTACGGTAATTCCGCTTCCGACAATCGCTTGAGCTAAAGCTGATGCTGATCCATTATTGATAATCGTGAGCTGAGAAAAACCGACTAACGGGAGCAAAAAATAAAGCAAGAAAAGAAATGCAATTCTCATAAGGGGAGGACGCCATTTTGCTAAGGAGCGAAGAGCAAAGGTAGAGAATAATTGTAAGATAAATGCTGTTCACTTTAAACCCAAACCCCCAAAATACCCGGTGGTATTACTTACAGTTAAGCAAAAACTTACCGATCTTTTCCTTCATATCCTCATCACAAAGTTCAAATGCCTTTTGAAAATCTTTGCACGCTTTAATTGAATCTTTCATTTTTAAACGAATCTCTCCTCTTGTAAGAAATGCAGTTGAATATTTTGGATCGAGACTAATTGATTTTTCGACGTGCTCGATGGCACATTTAAAATCATTGAGAAGCATTTCTGTATCTGCAAGATTATTCCATGCTACTGATTTTCCCGGGAAATCAATGCATAATTTAGAATAACCTGCAAGACTTTCATATAACTTTCCTTGTCGTTTTTTAATCAAAGGGATTTGCAATCGAGCATTAAAATGGGAGTCATTAATCAACACTATTCTTTCCAGATCAATCAATGCCTTATCAAAATTTTTGTGAAATTTATGATATAATGCTCTTTGATACAAACTACGGACATTATATGAATGGCGGTAAATTGCATAGTCAAGGTCCTTCAAAGCTCCAAGGGAATCATTTAATTCTTCCTTCAATTTTGCTCTTGACAATAATATACGAGTAGAGCCAGGTATAATTTCATGGGCTTTATTTAAACTTTTCAAAGCATCTCTCAACTTTTTATTCAGCCATTGAGTAATTGCTAAATTCTCATATAAATTTACATTTAAAGAGTCCTTTTTAATTGCATCAAGCAACAACTCTTCCGCCATTTTATAATTCTTTTTTTCATATAAACTATCGACCCTTTCGTACAACACTTTATAGTCCGCACCACTACAAACAAAACTCAGCAGTAGAAAATTTAAAACAAATAAGCTCTTTTTCATAGATACTTTATCATAAAACTGAATTTGCCTCAAAGAAACGCAATTATCAAAGCAATCCAAAATTTGCAGCCTTTTTAATTAACATTGCAGTATTGTTTACTTGAAATATTACGAGTGATTTTCTTTCCCTGAATTCCATAAAACTCTCCGGAATTTAGCCTACATGATTATGTCCTCAAAACAATACCTCTCGTATGTTTTTTGTGCTAAACTTAATAGCAGATAGTGTAAATTTGAAAATGAAAAACCACACAGCAAAAACAAAACGATTTTTATTTACAGGAATTTTTTTTATTTTTTTATTTTCAACTCAAGCGCAGAATTGGCAATGGGCAATTAAAGGAGAAAGTTCGCGCAACATTACTTCTGACGCAAGCGTAATTGACAGGAACGGAAATAGTCTGATCGCAGGTACATTTTCTGATTCCATTTCGTTTGGTACAACTACTCTGGCAAACCCGGGACTGCGATCTGTGTATGTTGCCAATTTTGATGTCAACTCGAATCTGATCTGGGCCAAAATTGTTGCTTACGACTCATCGCTTTCTGTAAATGAAATAACTGTTTACCCATCTGGCGATTTTTCTATTACCGGACAATTTTACGATACAATTACTGTTGGTCAAAGTCCATCATTGCAACTTACTTCAGCAGGTAACCAGGATCTATATCTTGCGCGATTTGATAGTCTTGGAAATTTTCTTTGGGCCAAATCCATCGGCGGAACAGGAATTGATTTTGCAGGTGGAATTAGTGCAGATAATCTTGAGAATACTTTTCTTTCCGGAGATTTACATATCACTTCATTCCCTTATTCCGGTTCAAAGATTTTTTTGAATAAATATGATATTTCAGGAAATCTTATCTGGTCGCAAGTTGAACCTGCTTTTGGAAATAATCATTTCAGTTCTGCTATAAAATGTGATGACTTCGGAAATTGTTATGTTGTTGGAGAATTTTTCAATCACATTGAATTTAATTCCGGTGACAGCATTGATGCGGGCAACGTTGAACTCAATGGTTTTGTAATTAAATTCGATCCGCTAGGTAATTATGTATGGGGTAAAACGATCGGTGCTGCTTCAGGATACTGCGGTAATCAATCGATTGAAATTGATCAATCCGGGAATTGTTATATGAGTGGTTTTTATCATGGGACTATTTCCTTCGGAACAATTGCTCTGACATCCGCTCCATCATCCTCCTATGAAGTGTTTATCGCTAAATGTGACAGCGATGGAAATTTTATCTGGGCAACTTCAACATCCGGCTCTTCAATTAATGGCGGTTTATCAATTAATGATTTCGGGACAATTTATATTTGTGGAAATTTTTCACAAACTATCGGAATCGGACCAACAGTATTAACATCACAAGGAGAAATGGATTGCTTCATTGCAAAACTAAACTCCTCAGGAAATTTTGAATGGGCTATAGAATACGGAGGATCTCAAAACGACGACGTGAACGGAATAATTACGAATCAAAGTGAGCTTTATTTATGTGGAACTTTTACCGGTGAAATGAATTTTGGTTCTGCGCTCACTTTGTACGGAAATGATACGATCACTTCAAAATCCTATCTGGCAAAACTCGATATTACATCAGATATTTTTCAGGCAGAACATTTACAAAATGTGAAAGTATTTCCTTGTCCGGCAATTACTACAATCAAAGTTACTACAGAATATTCCGGGAAATGCAGTACAGTAATTTTTGATGTTTCCGGAAAAGAAATAATGCATCAGTCTACTACCGATTTTATTAATATTGAAAAACTCACTCCCGGAATTTATATTCTTAAATTATTTAATGGAAGTCAATATGCGGGCTCTACAAGATTTATCAAGAACTAGCTTAGTGATCTGGCATGATTTAAATTTTAACACTAAGATCACTAAGTTTTTAGCACAAGAGCACAAGTGAAGGTTCTATTATGTGTTCTTGTGACGATTTTCAGTGAACTTAGTTTTAATTTATTTTCATCCTGACTTTCTCACAAACTTCGTAAGAATTACAATCTGCTGCCCTTCTATCTTTCCTTCGATCTGTTCCGTATTATCAGCAACAATTTTAATATTCTTCACAACAGTTCCGATCTTTGCATTGATCTGTGATCCTTTTACATCAAGCGATTTGATAAGCGTGACTGAATCGCCGGTGCGAAGCTGAGCACCGTTACTGTCTTTATGTATATCATCAGCTACTGAATCAAGATGGTCGCCGGAAGATTTTGCCCATTCCAGTGTTTCATCATCTAAATACAACATGTCGATTGCATCTGATGCCCACGATTCATTTTTCAATCGGTTCAACATGCGCCATGAAACAACTTGCACTGCAGGAATTTCACTCCACATACTGTCTTTCAGACAAGTCCAATGTGCCGGATCCAGATCACTTTTTTTCTCAAGCTGACTTAAACACTTTTCACACACATACAAACTACTTTCTGCTCCCGGCCCTTTGTCCGGTGGAATTGTATATACTGAAAGCGATTCTGCGGAACCACATAATTCGCAAATACTATTACTTCTTTCCTTTAATTGATCTTCAATTGTCATTGTTCTGAATTATCCGGCAATAGTACACATTTCCGCAAAGATGCGGAAGTACAATCTAAAGACTAAAGAAAATGACAATAACTTCTGAAAATAATGAAACTAAAAATTAAAATACTCGCATTTCATATTCTGATCACTATTTCAGATTAGCAACCTGAACACTTGAAAGCACTGTTTTCGCTTTATCATCTGACCTTCCACCAAAAATATAAAGTTTGTCATTCAATACAAATGCACCTGCGTCTTTTCGTGCAATCATTTTATTCGACTTAATCATTGAAAATGTATTCGAAATAATATCATAGCAACCAATCAAACTCTGATTATCAGATAATACGTAAATCTTTGTTCCGTGTGCTACTACTGAATTAGCAGAAAGACCAAGAGGAAGATCTGCAAGTTGCGTCCAGGTATTTGTTTCTGTATTATACATATCAATCCTGTTTGAAGGCTTTCCTGTATTTCCTCCTATAACATATAGTTTTCCTTCAACCATTACACCTTTTGCTTCCTTTGCTTCGGGCATTGGTGCAAGTTTGATCCATCTTTTAGAAGAATGATCAAAACAATACAGCCTGTTTGAATACATCGGTTCGACTGGAGAAATTTTTCCACCAAACGAATATATCATGTCGTTCCAGACAGCCACTCCACCTGCATGAGCAGGATGTGGATTGTCAGTTGTAAGAGTTACTTCTCCGGTTTTTAAATTTACAACTTCGGTTTTTCGGTTTAGTTTGTCATCATTCACATCGCCATTGAAAACATAAAGCTCATCTCCAAGAATTACCGACGATGAGTATTGCCGGGGTATTAGTCCCGAAGTCAGGACAGTCCAACTGTTTTCTGAAATATTATACTTGTCTACTTTTCCCGAAAATTGATCCGCTGTAAATCCATTGATAACATACAGACTGTTGCCATCAGAAACGCTTGATACAGCACCTCGTGCTTCCGGCATTGCAGCTAGATCTTTGAATTCAAACAGAGGCTGAGAGTTTGTGGTTAGAAAACCTAAACAAATAAAAGAAATTACAAGTGTGATTTTTTTCAT is part of the Bacteroidota bacterium genome and harbors:
- a CDS encoding choice-of-anchor L domain-containing protein, coding for MRIAFLFLLYFLLPLVGFSQLTIINNGSASALAQAIVGSGITVSNATMNTGINSTGTFTYTGSNLGLPNGVVLTSGYASDVASPGTDFSNVQNGNNVNDADVIAISSQARYDACLLEFDFIPVCDTLHITYVFGSEEYPRYINQYNDVFAMFLSGPNPSGGNYLSQNIATLPNGTTPVSIFTVNGGWPLGSGASNPAFYVDNYTNPNSDIVYDGYTIPITSVVAVTPCQTYHMKIAVVDALNGKYDSGVFIQGNTFTCTTAPVSAINSTDACVNTGSATATVSNFSGTPTYLWSPGGQTTSTISNLYPGDYTCVISYPGLCTTDSLTATIDDVQPTVAAMAGDTICIGQSVSLTAIGSGGASGYTYSWSSGGVPVSSSVNPTTTTTYDVVAIDANGCSSLPQSVSIEVNPPLSVYTLPVINVCAGTSNALSSIVSGGNENYFYLWSPVAGLNNPLISEPDVTLNTSTTYTLTVTDNCGTPAVTSYSNVNVQQLPLPVISANVLNGCAPLCITLTDTTLTNCMDASWTFGDGENSTDCRITSHCYNTAGTYTITYEVTDTSGCFGTGTQTNFITVLPQPKPAFTYSPNPVVIVDPAVTFSDQSTDAVSWNWMFTSDANDTSSLKNPNFIYPDTGCYPLQLIVKSQYGCADTLNSEICVEMEFEFYVPNSFTPNDDGINEIFSPLGTGVSETDYEFMIFDRWGSEIFKTNSWGDGWNGKVKEGGKLVQLGTYVWMVRVFDIQGNFHQYTGRVSVIN
- a CDS encoding T9SS type A sorting domain-containing protein gives rise to the protein MKNHTAKTKRFLFTGIFFIFLFSTQAQNWQWAIKGESSRNITSDASVIDRNGNSLIAGTFSDSISFGTTTLANPGLRSVYVANFDVNSNLIWAKIVAYDSSLSVNEITVYPSGDFSITGQFYDTITVGQSPSLQLTSAGNQDLYLARFDSLGNFLWAKSIGGTGIDFAGGISADNLENTFLSGDLHITSFPYSGSKIFLNKYDISGNLIWSQVEPAFGNNHFSSAIKCDDFGNCYVVGEFFNHIEFNSGDSIDAGNVELNGFVIKFDPLGNYVWGKTIGAASGYCGNQSIEIDQSGNCYMSGFYHGTISFGTIALTSAPSSSYEVFIAKCDSDGNFIWATSTSGSSINGGLSINDFGTIYICGNFSQTIGIGPTVLTSQGEMDCFIAKLNSSGNFEWAIEYGGSQNDDVNGIITNQSELYLCGTFTGEMNFGSALTLYGNDTITSKSYLAKLDITSDIFQAEHLQNVKVFPCPAITTIKVTTEYSGKCSTVIFDVSGKEIMHQSTTDFINIEKLTPGIYILKLFNGSQYAGSTRFIKN
- a CDS encoding PhnA domain-containing protein; amino-acid sequence: MTIEDQLKERSNSICELCGSAESLSVYTIPPDKGPGAESSLYVCEKCLSQLEKKSDLDPAHWTCLKDSMWSEIPAVQVVSWRMLNRLKNESWASDAIDMLYLDDETLEWAKSSGDHLDSVADDIHKDSNGAQLRTGDSVTLIKSLDVKGSQINAKIGTVVKNIKIVADNTEQIEGKIEGQQIVILTKFVRKSG